The genomic region CCTGAAATTGCGCATATTACCAAGTTAGAGAAATCGACTCATTCGAAGGTACTTGCCGCCTTGAAAGAAGCAGGATTGGATAGTTTACCCGGAGCCGGAGCGGAAATATTGAACGACAGGGTTAGAAGGCTGATATCTAAAGGGAAATGTGGAGGAAAAGAATGGCTGGATGTAATGAGAGCCGCTCATCAATTACACCTTACCACATCAGCAACAATGATGTTTGGCCATATTGAAACTTTGGAAGAACGGTTTGAACATTTGGTATGGATTAGGGAAGTTCAAAGCGAGAAACCGGCTGATGCCAAAGGTTTTTTGGCTTTTATCCCATGGCCTTTTCAAGATGATGGAACCCTACTTAAACGATTAAAAGGAATCAGCAATTCGGTTACATCCGATGAATACATCCGAATGATTGCACTTAGCCGAATTATGCTTCCAAATGTCAAAAACATTCAGGCATCCTGGTTAACTGTTGGAAAAGAAACCGCCCAACTTTGCTTACATGCCGGAGCCAATGACTTTGGTTCTATTATGATTGAAGAAAATGTTGTTTCAGCAGCGGGTGCTCCTCACCGATTTACCTCTCGGACCATTCAGGAAGCCATTCGGGAGGCCGGTTTGGAACCAAGACTTCGGAATCAGCAATATGAATTTAGGGAAATTCCGGCACAAATGCAGGAGCAAGTAATTAACTATTAATTCAAATCCAAGGTCAAACCTTTGCGTTGATTGTTACTCCAAGAAAAATCCTTACATTAGCCCTCATTTGAATAAAACGCTACCAGTCAAGTACTACTTATGAAAAAACTAGGATCATTCCTAACGTTGGGATTGCTTTTGGCATGGTATTCTGCGTTTGCCACCCACAATCGTGCCGGTGAAATAACCTATCGCTGCCTGGACAGCACAAATTTCTTAACTTACGAAATAACGGTTACCACCTATACCAGTAGCAACCAGGTAGATCGTTGTTCCTTGACCATCCATTTTGGAGATGGTGATAGTTGTGTAGCTACTCGTTCCAACGGTAACCCTTCGAATGGGAATGAGGGTTGCCCTCAGTCAACTTCGCCCGGCTATTGTCCGCATTGTGGCGATTATTTGGCAGATAATGTCAAAAAAAACGTCTACAAATGTGTTCATACCTATTCAGGACCCGGACATTTTACTATTTCCATGTACGATGAAAATAGGAATCAAGGGGTAATTAACATTACCAATTCGGTCAATGTGCCTTTCTATATTGAAACTGAGCTATTTATTAATCCCATTTTAGGACCGAACAACTCCGTTCAACTCCTAAATCCGCCAATAGACAAAGCTTGCATTAACATACCATTTCACCACAATGCCGGAGCTTACGATCCGGATGGAGATAGCCTTTCGTACCGAATTGTACCTTGTAGTGGTTCGGAAGGACAGGATATTCCAAATAATCCGGGTGCTCTCAATAATGTTTTCATGGATTTGTTTACCGGTGATTTTATTTGGGATGTCCCTACGATTATTGGGGAATTTAACTTTGCTTTTATTATTGAAGAATGGAGAAGGTATAAAGGTGACAATAAGGTATATTTGGTAGGAGAAGTAAAAAGAGATATGCAAGTGGAAGTTTCTCCTTGTCTTAATACCCCACCTGTTATTCAGGCACCGGATGAAATATGCGTAGTGGCCGGAACACAAATCCAATTTGATGTGTTAGCCACAGACGCCGACATGGACGATCTTACCTTAACCGGAACCGGTGGTCCTTTGCTAATGGAAAATCCGGCTAGCTTTCCTCAACCTCAATATGGAATTGGAGCTGCCCAGGGTCAATTTACCTGGAATACCAAATGCAATCATGTTCAAATTAATCCGCATTATATGTATTTTAGGGTAGAAGATGATGGAGGACCGAACAATGCAGCAGCCATTAAGCTTGCAGCCTACCACACTACCGCAATCCGGGTGGTTGGACCGGAACCTACAATTACCCAGGTTGAACCTATTGGATCAAACATGAAAATCACCTGGAACCCAAGCGAATGTCCGGAAGTGGTTAGCTATAAAATTTACCGACATGTAGGAGAAACCGGTTGGGAACATGATACCTGCGAAACCGGAGTACCGGGCTACACCGGATATGTGTTAATTGGAACAACCCAAGGAATTAACAACACCACCTTCATTGACAATAACAATGGTTTGGGTTTGGTAAGTGGAGTATTATATTGCTATCGGGTGGTAGCAATTTTTCCTGACAATGCAGAAAGCTACTCTTCTGATGAATGGTGTAATTCATTAAAAAAGGATATTCCGATAATTACCCATGTTTCTATTTTTAACACAGACTTAAGCCAGGGCGCCGATTCTATTCAATGGTCGAAACCCACGGAACTTGATACCATTGCCTTTCCTGGTCCTTATCGGTATAACCTTTATCGAACAGAAGGAGGTAATGCTGCCAATTATGAGCTTATTTGGTCTAATTCTTACCCGAATTATTACCTCATGAACGATAGTGTTTATGTCGAAACAAGTGGATTAAACACCCTTGAAAAATCATACCGATATAAAATTGAATTGGTAAACCAAAGCCCTGCCTCAACCGATACCATAGGAAACACCCAAGCATCTTCCGTCTATTTGAATTTATCGCCCGACGATAACCAACTCACCTTAACCTGGACAAATAATGTTCCTTGGTCCAATTACAAAACTTGGATTTACCGAAAAGCCCCTTCCGAAACGAATTTTAGCTTTCTGGATACCACCTTGGCTACATCGTATGTAGATACCGGTTTGCAAAACGGAGCAACCTATTGCTACTATGTAATTACACTCGGAACATACAATTCTCCGGCCATTACAGACAGCTTATTTAATGCTTCCCAACAAATTTGTGGAATCCCCGTTGACACTACCCCGCCTTGTCAGCCCATGCTTAGCGTTATTCCAAGTTGCGATGATTTTGAAAACGACTTAACCTGGACTGCTCAGGATAAGGAATGCGACGAAGATGCCCTTTACTACAAAGTTTATTACTCGCCAACCTTGGCAGGAACCTGGCAATTAATTTATTCCACATCAGACCTAAATGATACTACCTATCTACACGACAATCTTCTACAATCTATTGCCGGCTGCTATGCTATTGCCGGGGTAGATTCATTTAATAACGAAAGTCATTTACTCGATTCGGTTTGTGTGGATAATTGCCCCGAATATAACCTACCCAATACCTTTTCACCCGATGGAGATGGAACCAATGATTTCTTCACCCCATTTCCAGGTTGGAGATTCGTACAAAAGGTCGACATCCGGATATACAACCGCTGGGGTAATTTGGTTTTCCAAACTACCGATCCTAATATCTCCTGGAACGGAAAAATTAAAAATTCCGGCGGAACTTGTGTGGATGGGGTATACTTCTACGTATGCAAAGCCGATGAAATACGATTGGCAGGAATAGTAACCCGGGAATTAAAAGGATTTATTCATTTGTTTAGAAACGCAAAAAGTGGTTCTGTAGATTAATCATGTTCACCGGAATAATTGAATGCATGGCCAAAGTGGAAGGTTTGGCCCAGGACAAGGACAATATAACTTTCACTTTTTCATCCCCTATCAGTCAAGAACTAAAAATTGACCAAAGTGTTTGTCACAACGGGGTTTGCTTAACAGTAATACATCTTGAAGGTGGAAAACACTCCGTTACGGCTATCCACGAAACCTTAAGTAAAACCAACCTAGGTCAATTAAAAATTGGCGATATGGTCAATATTGAACGTTGCATGCCGGCTCATGGACGTTTTGATGGACATATTGTTCAAGGACATGTAGATACCACCGGAATTTGCGAAAAAATCGAAGATCAAAATGGAAGTTGGATATTCACCTTCTCCCACCCAACCGAACATGGATTTATAACTGTTGAAAAAGGTAGCATTTGTGTAAACGGAACAAGCTTAACCGTAATTAATTCTCTACCGGGTCAATTTAGTGTGGCCATCATTCCTTACACCTATGAACATACTGTTTTTAAGCTTTTACAGACCGGAAGTAAGGTAAATTTAGAATTCGACATATTAGGAAAGTATGTTATGAAGATGTTGAATTCTAGGTAATAATTTTCAGCGACCTTTCCAGGATAGCAACTGTAATAGGCTTAATTATTCACTATTACCTTTCTGACCATTTAATCCCTCATTGTCAAAAATCTTTAATTTTTGCTTCTTCTCAGGGGCAATCTACTCCAAATGAGAGTTATGTAATACTGGTTTTATGGTCTGCTGAAAAAATACCGAATGTACATTATGTTTAGTCCAATTTTAGGTATTAATTCCGATTGAAAAATAGGTCTAACATACTGTATACTCGGCATTTATACCGAATGGACAAAATGTATAGTCCAATTTTATACTTAAATTTTCTTGAAAAAATCGGACTAACTTTTTGTATCCTCGGTACTTACCAATCTAAATTTATAAAAGCCTTCGGACTATTTATAAATTAAAATTGGTATAAACTTGTCCAATTTAACCCCAAAAAAAAAGGCTGACCAGTTTTGATCAGCCTTTTATTGAAATAGAATTTCTAATAAATTTTGGAAGTATTCCTATATCCGGCGGTATTGGAAAACCAATTCGGATAGAGGGTTCCGGAACTACGCGCCCAATCGATAAAATGCAGGTATGCTTCATTTACCGGATTCTTTTCTTTTGGGTAATCAAACCCCTGCAATACATTAATAGCCCAGGGCAAGTTATTTTCGGTCCGGTAAAATTTACCATTAGCCGGCGAACTCCTATCATCTTCAGTACCAAATAATGCCATGTTAGCCTTATCGGAAGGTGCTTTATCTGCCAAATGCACTTCCCTTCCCCTTTCCTGATCCGATACGATGTAAAAATTAAACTTATCGGAACTCAGTTGCGAAATAGAGACTGTTCCGCCCGAAGGCACCACTCCGTTATTAATAAATACAATTTTCACCTGAATGGTATCATGTGGTACAAATGGAGCCGAAGGATCTGTATTTATACCAATTCCGCCGCCGGGCCAGGCCATGTTTTTATAAAAATCATCAAATACAATTATATTGGCATAAGTTTGACTCTCTTCTGTACCGTTGGCATTAAACGAATAAATTGAACCATTCGAAACCGAAGTTCCTGAAACACTGGTAATTTTATTGGAAGCAATACCATCCAATTGAAATCCAAATCCATTGTGGAAACCAGCTCCGGTAGCCCTTAAAATAAAAGTTGCATTTATTTCTACAACCTTATTATTTGAGTTGGTAGATGTGGCAATTTTATAATTCACCACTACATCATTGAGGTCATATTCCCCTTTTTGAGGCCATTGATCTTCAAAAGCCAGGGTACCAAATCCATTTTGTGAAGGGTAATAAGAAATAGAAGATACATTTTCGTCGTCATCATCATCGTCGTCATCGTCACAAGTACCATCATTATCATTATCATTGTGGAGATTCTTTGGCTCACAATCACGAGATGGGTCAGACCAATACGTTCCAGGAAATACATAATCGTCGGTAATAATTCTGGAATTACCTCCAGTACCGATAAAGCTAATCCTAATTTTATAAGAAGAAGATGAATTTGCAATTGCACTTGGAACGGCGATGGTAAAATTCTTAACTGTTGAAGTTGGAAATGGTGTTGGGAAAGTATAATCGTAAAATTGTACGGCTGTACCTTCGCCACCACTTGCACTTGAGTTGTAAGGAATATAAAACACTTTAACGCCTCGGGAAGTACCTGTAGCGTTATCAAACTTAGCCTTGAACGTAATATTGCCAGAAGAAAATTTAATCCAAGGCGATTTTACCCAACTGGCGGTCACGGAAGAACTGGTCAATTGATTGCTTTTACATGACCAACTTCCACTGATTACATTGGCGCTGGTATTGGTATAAGTATTTGCGCCAAATGCCCAGCAATTTCCTATTTCAACGCCACGGTTACCTGATTCACATGTTAAATTCACATTGGCATTAACCTGCCCAAAACACGCACTAAAAAGCAAAAGAAATCCTAATCTTTTCATAAAAAGCTAAATCGAAAGTTTAAATTATTCTGGAATAAATGAAAAAGTAGCTTGTTTTCCTGAAATCGCTACGTCATAAGTTTTACTACCATACTTAAGTTTCAAACTTGATTCGGTAGAAGGAATAAGGAGATTTAGGGTAGTATCTAAATCCATTCGATGATTGCTTGCATACACCACAGCACCATCGGATAATGCAATTTTCAAACCGGCGTAAACCGTTTCCTCTGTAGGCAATCCGGTAATTTGCAAAGCCACATTATTTTCTGTTGTCCACAAAAAATCAGGATCCGCCTGCAATTCATTCAAATTCTTAGGAATATCCTCTGTAACAATGAAATCCTGCTTTCTACAACCAATACAAGCCATTACAGTAATCAAAACCAAAGCTCCAATTTTTTTTCTTCTAATCATACACAATCTAATTAACTATTTACAATCTAACAATCTTTATAACCATCTTATAATTAAAATATTTATAAAGAATTTTTTGAACCTCATTTTTTTAATTCGTACTTGATTTCTAGCAATTCAAACTTCAAATTATGGCATTGGTACGAAATCGCAGAATCCAAAGTTCCAACATTTTACAATTAAAATGAAATTTTTTTCAATTTTCATTTCTGTTTTATCCAATAATCTTTTGAATAGGCGGGCCCCTTCGCGCAATAAGAAAATGCAACAACCCGGTTATTTGCAAAGCGCTCAGGTCACGCTTTCGCCTGTAGTCCTCGTCCCCCGAGGCTAAGGCCGTCGGGGTCCTGTGGGCTACTTGTCTCAATCGTTGCCCGAGGTGCAACCCCAACAATACCATTTCATAACCAAGCTCATCAAATTCCCGGGCAACTTCACTAAATGCTAAAAGAATCCTGCAAAAGAAAAGGAACAACCCCCGTTATCTGCCAAAACAAAGCAACTGCCAGATCATTTGGTACTTGGTCGAATAGCGAAAGGAGAAGAAAACTCAAAGATAGCCAATGCTTAACCAAAGTAGTCGCCAACCATCTTAAGCACCGGTATGTACCCCAAAATGCCAAAAAAAATACAACCCAAAATAGCCCCCAGCACCAAATAACAAACAACTAATTAACAATCAACCACTTAAATAATATCAGCGCTTAACTATCAAAAAAAAAATGTTAAAAATATAGTTCAACTAATACAAGGAATTTGAATACCTCTATATTTGCCCCGATGATTTACTCGAATTTTTGTAACCATACTTGTTGCTGCTGCCATTCTGCGCAGGAGCCCGGCTATTGGTGGACATAGATCGCGGTAAATCCTCTCATAAGAAATTCAAAAAGCTCCACCTTCCGTGGGGCTTTTTTTTTGCCTTAAACCCTAACCATGAATCAAGAAACAACAGAAATACAAAAGACCGACATCCTGAGCCGAATAAGGCTTTTAGGTAGAAAAATAGGTGGAACACCCTTACTAAAGCTAAGGGAAAGTTCGTCCAACCCGGAGGTAGAAATTTGGGCAAAGGCAGAATGGAATCAACTTTCGGGCAGCGTAAAAGCCAGGGCGGCTTATTATATTGTGAGAGAAGCCATTGAAAGTGGAAAACTTAATTCAGGCAATACTTTGTTAGATGCATCCAGCGGAAACACAGCTATTGCCTATGCCTACTTGGCTCACGAACTTGGAATACCTCTTACCATTTGTCTTCCTGAGAATGCCAGTTCGAGGAGAAAAGAGATATTAAAATCGCTGGGCACTACCTTAATTTATACCTCCCGCTTTGGAGGCACCGATGAAGCCCAGGAAGTTGCCCAGGAATTAGCTGATTCGCAGCCCGAACGGTATTTCTATGCCAACCAGTACAAAAACCTGAACAATGTTAAAGCCCATTATGAAGGCACTGCCGTTGAGATAATTCAGGCATTACCGCAATTAACCCATTTTGTTGCAGGATTAGGAACCACGGGAACCTTCACAGGCACTGCCAGTCGATTGTTAGAATACAACTCCAACATTTCAGTTGTGGCCCTTCAACCCGATTTAGCATTGCATGGACTGGAAGGTTGGAAACACCTGGAAACTGCCAAAATTCCAGAGATTTTCAATTCGAGCTTGGCCCAAAATACCTTAGCTATAAGCACCGAAAAAGCCTACGCCCAAATAAACGAAACCTTTCAAAAAGAAAATTTGCTGTTGAGTCCATCAGCGGCAGCCAATTTGGCCGGGGCTAGAGAATTAGCCCAACAATTGGACCGGGGTAAGATAGTTACCATTTTTCCAGACTCCTCAGACCGCTATCCTGAACTAATCGAGCAACATAAAAACCTATGATACATATTCCTTACTACGTACAAACCCAACTAATTAAAGATGCCTTACGCACTTACCCTTTCGAGTGCTGTGGATTTGTTTTTGGGCAGGAAGTAAACGAAATCCGTTATCTGCATACCATACAGGTGGTTGAAAACGCCAAGGAAGGTGATCAAACCAGACGATTTGAAATTAGTTCTTCCGACTATCTGAAAGCAGAAAAATATGCCCTGGATCATGACCTGCTTTTGTTAGGCGTGTATCATTCCCATCCCAATCACCCTTCGATTCCGTCAGAACACGACCGAAAAGTTGCACAACCTTATTTCAGCTACCTCATACTCTCAGTTGAGAAAGATGAATTTAAATCTCTCCAATCATGGAGGTTAAACGACCAATTTCAATTTGAAGAAGAACCCATTTACCAAACCATTCAATCAATTAAAGCAGCATAAAACCATGGCAACAATTGTAATCCCAACACCCTTGAGAAAATTCACCAATCAGCAGTCTAAAATCGAAGTAAGCGGATCAACCTTACAGGAAGCCATAAGCGATTTAACTCTCCAATTTCCTGACTTAAAGAAAAACCTGCTGGATGAGAACAACAAACTTAGAAGCTTTGTAAACGTCTTTGTTCAGGACGAAGATATCCGCAACCTTCAAGGAGAATTAACTCCCATTACTGAAAACAATACCATCAGCATTATTCCGGCTATTGCTGGCGGACTTTAGATTCCTATGTATTAATCATTTCACTAAAAAAAATCAAGATGAGTCATACTAACGTTCAATTTTCGAAAGAAGAACTCGACCGATACAATCGTCACCTAATCATACCTGAATTTGGATTAGAAGCCCAACAAAAATTAAAAGCCGCCAAAGTTTTGGTGATAGGATCCGGTGGATTAGGAAGTCCACTCCTGCTCTATTTAGCTGCTGCCGGGGTAGGCACGATTGGCATAGTTGATTTCGACACTGTAGATCAAAGCAATTTACAAAGGCAAGTACTATTTGGAATTTCGGAAGTAGGAAAATCCAAAGTTGAAGCAGCCAAGGCCAGATTAGAAAACCTAAACCCATATATACAAATTAACACCTACAACACCCAGTTCAGCTCCAAAAACGCCCTAGAACTAATCAGCCAGTATGATGTTGTTGCCGATGGAACAGACAACTTTCCTACCAGGTACTTGGTAAATGATGCCAGTGTTATAGCCGGAAAACCCAATGTTTATGCTTCCATATTCCAATTTGAGGGACAAGTTTCTGTTTTTAACTACCGAGACAAAAATGGAAACCTTGGCCCTAATTATCGGGACCTCTACCCTAGTCCACCACCTCCGGGCTTAGTACCCAACTGCTCCGACAGCGGAGTATTGGGTGTTTTGCCCGGAATAATTGGAAGTTTACAAGCCAGTGAAGTCATCAAGGTAATTACCGGTGTTGGTGAGCCACTAAGCGGTCGATTTTTTGTATTTGATGCCTTAAGTTTTGAAACCAGGATTTTAAAAATAAGCAAAAGAAAGGACCAGGCGGAAATAAAGGAACTAATTGACTATGAGCAATTTTGCGGAGTAAAAGCCGTCGAAAAGAAAATTAAAGAAATTACGGTGGAAGAATTTATTTCCTGGCAAACCAATGGAGAGGACATACAGGTAATAGATGTTCGTGAACCTGCCGAATATGAAGAGGTAAATATCAACGCCATATTGATTCCATTAGGTACGGTTGCATCCAGATTAAATGAAATTGAACGCAACAAAAAAGTTGTAATTCATTGCAAACTGGGTGGAAGAAGTGCCAAGGCTATTCGGGAATTGGAAGAAAAATTCGGATTTAACAATTTATACAATCTGAAAGGAGGAATTACCGCCTACCTGCAAACCGAAAAGGTATAAGCGGAAGGAATGGTGCTGTAGCCGAGCTGGTTCAGGCGTGGCTCTGCAAAAGCCAAGACACCGGTTCGAATCCGGTCAGCACCTCTAAAATTAATATAACAATTACAAACAAATAAACCCAACAACTATGGCAATCAGACTAGGCGACCTTGCACCCGACTTTACAGCAGAAACCACCGAAGGAACCATTTCATTTCACGAATGGCTTGGCGATCAATGGGGTGTACTATTTTCACATCCGGCCGATTTCACACCGGTATGCACCACCGAACTGGGATTAACTTCCAAACTAAAAGTAGAATTTGAAAAACGAAACACCAAAGTAATTGCTTTGAGTGTTGACCCTATCCAATCGCATTTGGAGTGGATTAAGGACATCAATGAAACCCAGAATACCATTGTCAATTTCCCAATTATTGCTGATCCGGAAAAAAAAGTAGCCAATCTATTTGACATGATTCATCCGAATGCCAGTGAAACCTTTACCGTTCGTTCAGTTTTTATCATTGGACCCGACAAAAAAGTTAAGTTAACTATTACCTATCCGGCATCAACTGGCAGGAACTTTTTTGAAATCCTTAGGGTAATTGATAGCTTACAATTAACCTCGTTGTATTCTGTTGCAACACCGGCCAATTGGCAGGAAGGACAGGAAGTAGTTATTGCACCTGCAGTTAAAGATGAGGACATTCCAACCAAATTCCCCAAAGGCTTCCGCAGATTAAAACCGTATTTACGATTAACACCACAACCCAACCTTTAACCTATGAATAAAGAAACATCGGCATTGTACCTGGAAGAAACTAGTGTAAGATTAGTGGCTGCCCAGGTTATAGTAATTACCGGATTAAGTCTATGGAAAGGTTGGGCAATTTTAGCATTTGCACTATCCTTGGATTTTGTTTTAAGAGCATTGGCAAAACCCTCCTTGCTTGCAGTATTTTCTAAAATTATCTTTCAGCAATTGAACCTATTACCAGTACAAATTTTTGCTCCACCCAAACGATTTGCAGCAGGAATAGGGGCCTTTTTTTCATTTTTTATTGGTTTGTTCTTGATCCCGAACTGGTATACTTTGGCTTACCTGACCGGAGGGGTGCTATTGTTCTTTGCCTTACTGGAATCAGTTTTTAAAATTTGCGCCGGTTGTTATGTTTATGATTGGTTTGTAGCACCATACATTAATAAAAAGTAGTTTTAGGTTGATAAAAAGAAAGGAATTTGTCCTATCTTTTATATCCCTGTTCCATGGGTAACCATTTGGAATAGGGATTTTTTTTGATCTTGACTACAATCAACTCCAAGAAGAAAGCTTTGCTCAATGCTTTGTGTTCCGGTTACTAATTTAGGAATTAAAATTCAACATGCTAACATTCATTGAACCAACCGAAAAATCAAAACAACTTTTATGCAGATACAAAAGCTGTTTAAGCCAATTATTGCGAACCAAAATTGGACTATCATAGATTTGCAATCGGTATTACCTGATTTGCCATCCGAAATTTTTACGATAAACTTTTCGGATAACAGATAAAATACTTCACCACCGGTTCAGACAGAGCTGAAATATTCAATTGATCTGCCGCTTCTGCAACATCTTTCACTACGCCATCGCGTTGCAGAATATAGATTTTATCATTTTTGGGATTATAGGCATTATTGGCTATGCTTCTGGAGAAAACAAACAATTCAGCCGCAGTTTGGTCTAACCCGCTTTGTTCCATAAATCGATTTCTGAGCGTATTCAACCTTTCTTCGCTGAATTGCTCCTGACTGATTTCTACCCTAAACAAGTTACGTTGAACCAAATGTTTACAGAGCAATGCCAGTGCTTTATCAGGGGCAAATTGCCAGTTTTTTATGGCAGAAAAAATGTCACTATCATCCAGTTGGGTAAACATTTCCAGGGCAGTTTTCTCTTCTAAAAATTCTGATTTATCCGGAGAGTTTTTTAGAAAGAAAGCCAAGGCCGGAGAGGCGAATAATTCTACACCTGAAGTAGAAAGTTCTTTCGCTCTAAGTAAGATATTAATTAAAATATTCTCTGCACTTAGCACCGTTTTATGCAAATAAACTTGCCAATACATTAATCGGCGGGCAATAATGAATTTTTCAACCGAATAAATCCCCTTTTCTTCCACCACCAATTGATCGTTCTTCACTTGAAGCATCTTAATAATACGATCGCTACTGATTACTCCTTCAGAAACACCGGTAAAAAAGCTATCCCGCATAAGGTAATCCAATCTATCCATATCCAGCTGACTGCTAACCAGTTGATGTAGGAATTTCTTGGGGTAACGGTTGGTAAAAATTTCAATTGCTGTTGTAAGTCGACCACCCAGTTGGGTATTCAACTTTTCCATTAGCATAAGACTTAAATCTTCGTGATGGATATTTTCCGCCAAAGAGTTTTCGAGTGCGTGGGAAAAAGGGCCATGACCAATATCGT from Bacteroidia bacterium harbors:
- a CDS encoding HD domain-containing protein → MNKLKIINDPVYGFITLPNTLVFDLIEHPWFQRLRYIRQLGMTHLVYPGALHTRFHHALGAMHLMTKTLEELKAKGHSISDKECEGAIAAILLHDIGHGPFSHALENSLAENIHHEDLSLMLMEKLNTQLGGRLTTAIEIFTNRYPKKFLHQLVSSQLDMDRLDYLMRDSFFTGVSEGVISSDRIIKMLQVKNDQLVVEEKGIYSVEKFIIARRLMYWQVYLHKTVLSAENILINILLRAKELSTSGVELFASPALAFFLKNSPDKSEFLEEKTALEMFTQLDDSDIFSAIKNWQFAPDKALALLCKHLVQRNLFRVEISQEQFSEERLNTLRNRFMEQSGLDQTAAELFVFSRSIANNAYNPKNDKIYILQRDGVVKDVAEAADQLNISALSEPVVKYFICYPKSLS
- a CDS encoding DUF4395 domain-containing protein, with translation MNKETSALYLEETSVRLVAAQVIVITGLSLWKGWAILAFALSLDFVLRALAKPSLLAVFSKIIFQQLNLLPVQIFAPPKRFAAGIGAFFSFFIGLFLIPNWYTLAYLTGGVLLFFALLESVFKICAGCYVYDWFVAPYINKK
- a CDS encoding peroxiredoxin, with product MAIRLGDLAPDFTAETTEGTISFHEWLGDQWGVLFSHPADFTPVCTTELGLTSKLKVEFEKRNTKVIALSVDPIQSHLEWIKDINETQNTIVNFPIIADPEKKVANLFDMIHPNASETFTVRSVFIIGPDKKVKLTITYPASTGRNFFEILRVIDSLQLTSLYSVATPANWQEGQEVVIAPAVKDEDIPTKFPKGFRRLKPYLRLTPQPNL